The DNA region ATTTCGCTTATTGTTTTCAAAgatataatatttcgtatctTCTGAAACTTTGAAGATCTTGATAGGTGCTTCAGAAGTGGATGGCTCCTCGTCATCCATCTCAACACGCTTGCGCTTAGCACTGGTATGACTGATTGGCCGCTGCAGGACATCTAAAATTATTTCAAGTtcactttctttcttttcgcTGGAGCTTACCTCTTTATCGCCATCCTTTTGCTCAACATCCTTTTGATTACCATTCTCAACATGAGTATCATTCGTTATATTATTTTCACtcttattattatcattatctTCTAAATCGATTTTCGTATCTTTTTCCTTGTTATCTACTTTATCAAAATTTTGAGTAACAGTGTCATAATTTATTTCATCAATATTTTCATCAATAGCAGTTTTATCCTTACCGATAATATCATTCTTATTCTCATTATAATCTATATTATTCTCAACTGTTGTTTCCTGTATATTATCCTTATCTGCGTTTACGTCAGAATTATCTTCTACATCAACATTCGTAGTTGTGTCGTTATTATtatcaatattattatttgtatcCTGGTCACTATCATTTAAGTCGCTCTTCGAAGCCATTTTATTCCAAATTGATCcaatatgtaaaatatttagtcggaaatttatacaaatatttattttttttactgcTTTTTAATTGCTAGAAGTAGTACGACTGGCTTGCCTCCACAGAACATACTGAATAGAATCTGTGCTCGTGTGTAGCAGGTCGATTTTCCATGACTGCTagattatacaaatttttgataaaatgtcAATCGagatcaaaaaatatttgttttgctctcttggcttacACATCGCTCGTtgtttgaaataaatattagaGTTCGAGTTTTAATTTGCTAAGCTTTAAgccattttaaattttgttttgtgaggATGAGATGTAAAAGTACATTTCAGCGCCGCAAAGATATAAGATCTTTGTGAAAATTAAACTGTTTATTTACCGTAAAGTGTCCTGTTTTTAGCTAAACATCGTGGGTTTTCAAatctatttgtttgttgattaaTTAACTTGAACTTGCAACGCCATCACagttttttaaaacaaaactttaacctaaaacaaaacaagttttAAAGGATAGGTTTTTGTATGAAATGGTAGTGTAGctagtttttcatttaatcaATTTAGAAAAGTTACAATATTTGTCGTTATAATACTTATCATATACTTCTATTTACAATATAAATGAAGAGATTCTAAGAGTTAAGGATATCAAGTGATACTACAAGGACACATCATTCTATCCATAAATAAGAAACACTTAACTGCGATGGTGGcattcattttttatattttggtacAGGGTATCTTAAAATGAGCGTTGCATCATGATGACgacatttttcttcttttttttgttgtttgcttgtttgtgtgtttgtttgtttgttgaaaTAAATGTTTACGGACACTTTtcacgattttttttttgttcttttgctTACTCACCGCGTACACTTGATGCAGATGAGCTACTAGTACTATATAAATTCTCGCGTAACATTACACAACAACTACGtgggagacagagagagagagagagagaaagagagacctATACTCTTGGCTTACACACCGGCTGAATCACCTGCTGgctcacacatacatacatatgtacatgtatttaTTATGCGTCTTTGGCTTTTTCTGTAAGCGACTTAAGCGAAAATTTTCCTGTTTTGAGTGCCTTTGGATCCcacatgtatgtgtatgtatatcttCTACACAAAcagtatatgtgtgtgtgtgtgtacataaaAAGATACTTTATAGTTTTCTTTACTTATTTATGCCACTTCATTTGCATCTCGTTATATAGAATTATGTTAGGTCATTCAATTTACAAAATAGACTTAACATTGACTTATGTATGTTAGCCtgtatacatgtatgtatgtatgtatgtaatcaTGTGTAATCTCGGCGGAAAAGTCTGCCATAATGGGAAATGTGTTATAGAAGGTTTAGGGTTTGTGTGGATGTAACCTTCTGTATACTTATTCTCTTAACTCTAATTACATACTCATAAGAGGCCATCGTAGACACATTAATCGTTCACatttttacacacacacacacacacacacacacacacgcacactcaccttttgtttttgttttttttctcctttttttaattatatggataaattaaaaacaaaaaagtttataGACTTTTAAAGGAACTTCTTGTCATTCCATCGCTTAGAATTTATACTAACCTGACTTGTTCTAATCCTTCAATTTTTACAGGAAATCGGAAATCGGAAGCGAGAAATAATTAAGTGTTACAGTGAGTAACTTATTGAATataaacgaaatgaaatggtCTCCGATTTCGAAAACAGGAATTTCCATCAAAAAACTTTGCAAAATTCATATTCACTTTTGAAAACGTTCTCGGAAACAAAAAATGCCTGATTAATTTACTTTGCCAAGGTTTTACGATATTAACATCTATGACACTTACTTTATGAGCCCAAAAAcgtgttataaaaaaatatatatagtttaaacCCAAATTGGATAACAACCTGTAATTAGGTTTAGGTTACTTTTGACCAGCTATGTGAGTGAGTTCAAATGGAAGTTCTAGGTGAACCTAATATTTGGTTTGAATGGTAATCTTAGACTCGTGGATTGATTTTATCTGGGTTTTGTGTGGAAGTTTCAACATCTTGGCACATAATTTATGGAATTCAGTCCTTTATATGTGTAGTATTTTATAGTGGCAATTCTCGAATGCGCTTAATGGTTTAACCTCTTCTACCGTCCATCTTTCTATCCATATTCagcattttcattattttgtctgttttattttaattttttgtcttgGGTGAATATCTCAAAGTGAATTTTTGAAAGCGACTTTGCATATTTAATGACCTGTAGAGCAGCAACATTACTTAAACACATTTCCTCTCTTATTCACTTGCTATCTCTATCTTGCTCTTTGCTTAACTTTCTCTTcctctctatttctctctctctctctctctatctctgtatTACCCACtgcctatatatatgtacatataaatagatgtatttaaatatttaggaataaaaaaaaaaaaaggaaaagtgcTGGACAGCTGAAAAAGCTAGCAcataaaatggcaaacaagtgctctctctttcattttccCTCTCAGAGTccttcactctctctctctctctagcttTCTTTCAATGCCTTTTTAATTCCATCTCGTTTCTTGGCCACTTAAAAAGAGCGGGCGAGAAAAGCTAACcatagaaaaaagaaataatatacAAGCAGCAACCATCCACTTGGTAAAGTGGCCGTGATTATAGAACAGGGAATCAGGCAAAAAGGACAAGGAATG from Drosophila willistoni isolate 14030-0811.24 chromosome XL unlocalized genomic scaffold, UCI_dwil_1.1 Seg141, whole genome shotgun sequence includes:
- the LOC111519273 gene encoding suppressor of Mek1-like isoform X1; this encodes MASKSDLNDSDQDTNNNIDNNNDTTTNVDVEDNSDVNADKDNIQETTVENNIDYNENKNDIIVDNKEKDTKIDLEDNDNNKSENNITNDTHVENGNQKDVEQKDGDKERPISHTSAKRKRVEMDDEEPSTSEAPIKIFKVSEDTKYYIFENNKRNNDQEEGANPDVVDVVKDENEINKY
- the LOC111519273 gene encoding glycosyltransferase-like protein gnt13 isoform X2 produces the protein MASKSDLNDSDQDTNNNIDNNNDTTTNVDVEDNSDVNADKDNIQETTVENNIDYNENKNDIIDNKEKDTKIDLEDNDNNKSENNITNDTHVENGNQKDVEQKDGDKERPISHTSAKRKRVEMDDEEPSTSEAPIKIFKVSEDTKYYIFENNKRNNDQEEGANPDVVDVVKDENEINKY